Proteins encoded by one window of Flavobacterium sp. N502540:
- the recA gene encoding recombinase RecA — translation MSSDKEAKLKALQLTLDKLDKTYGKGTVMKMGDRAIVEVETISSGSLGVDLALGVNGYPKGRIIEIYGPESSGKTTLTLHAIAEAQKAGGIAAFIDAEHAFDRNYAEKLGVDIENLIISQPDNGEQALEIAENLIRSGAIDIVVIDSVAALTPKSEIEGEMGDSKMGLHARLMSQALRKLTGTISKTNCTVFFINQLREKIGVMFGNPETTTGGNALKFYASVRLDIRRSSQIKDGENVIGNRTKVKIVKNKVAPPFKTAEFDIMYGEGVSKTGEILDLAVEFEIVKKAGSWFSYGDTKLGQGRDAVKALIKDNPELADELEIKIKAHIKELADA, via the coding sequence ATGAGTTCAGACAAAGAAGCCAAATTAAAAGCGTTACAACTAACGCTTGATAAACTTGACAAAACCTACGGAAAAGGAACCGTAATGAAAATGGGCGACAGAGCCATTGTGGAGGTAGAAACGATTTCTTCTGGCTCACTTGGCGTTGATTTAGCCCTTGGAGTAAATGGATATCCAAAAGGAAGAATTATTGAAATATATGGTCCTGAATCATCTGGTAAGACCACTCTAACATTGCATGCAATAGCTGAAGCTCAAAAAGCCGGCGGAATAGCTGCTTTTATAGATGCTGAACATGCCTTCGACAGAAATTATGCCGAAAAATTGGGTGTCGATATCGAAAACTTAATCATCTCGCAACCTGATAACGGAGAACAAGCGCTGGAAATTGCCGAAAATTTAATTCGCTCAGGAGCAATTGATATTGTGGTAATTGACTCTGTTGCTGCATTGACTCCAAAAAGTGAAATCGAAGGTGAAATGGGAGATTCTAAAATGGGTCTTCATGCACGTTTAATGTCACAAGCATTAAGAAAGCTTACCGGAACCATCAGCAAAACAAACTGTACCGTTTTCTTCATCAACCAGTTGAGAGAAAAAATTGGTGTAATGTTTGGTAATCCTGAGACCACAACAGGAGGTAATGCCCTAAAATTCTACGCTTCGGTGCGTTTAGATATTCGTCGTTCTTCGCAAATTAAAGACGGTGAAAATGTAATTGGAAACAGAACCAAAGTTAAAATTGTAAAAAACAAAGTTGCTCCGCCTTTCAAAACTGCCGAATTTGATATCATGTACGGAGAAGGAGTTTCTAAAACAGGTGAGATTCTGGATCTTGCTGTTGAATTTGAAATCGTTAAAAAAGCAGGTTCCTGGTTTAGTTATGGCGACACCAAATTAGGACAAGGTCGCGATGCTGTAAAAGCCTTAATCAAAGATAATCCGGAATTAGCGGATGAACTAGAGATTAAAATCAAAGCACATATCAAAGAATTAGCAGACGCTTAA
- a CDS encoding lysophospholipid acyltransferase family protein translates to MKGLKIIFWVLWRVWFYILMAIPILIMLPFLLVSIASEKGYPYFFKMARIWAKFILFGMGFYYKVEREEKLVRNKSYMIVANHTSMTDIMLMLVLVKNPFVFVGKKELSKIPLFGFFYKRTCILVDRSSSKSKNEVFKRAQKRLNQGLSICIFPEGGVPDDESILLDEFKDGAFRLAIEHQIPIVPIVFADNKERFSYTFLSGSPGKMRAKVLPFVSTDGLTSDHRKELRDQVRQMIYKDLLKFKNKE, encoded by the coding sequence ATGAAAGGATTAAAAATTATTTTTTGGGTTTTATGGCGTGTATGGTTTTATATTTTAATGGCCATTCCGATATTGATTATGCTGCCGTTTTTGCTAGTTTCTATAGCGTCAGAGAAGGGTTACCCCTATTTTTTTAAAATGGCCCGCATTTGGGCTAAATTTATCCTTTTCGGGATGGGTTTTTATTATAAAGTCGAGCGTGAAGAGAAGCTGGTTCGAAATAAGAGTTATATGATCGTGGCCAATCATACTTCGATGACCGATATTATGCTAATGCTGGTTCTTGTTAAAAATCCGTTTGTTTTTGTTGGAAAGAAAGAGCTTTCAAAGATTCCTTTGTTTGGATTTTTCTATAAGAGAACCTGTATTTTGGTTGATCGAAGTTCTTCGAAAAGTAAAAATGAGGTTTTTAAAAGAGCACAAAAGAGGTTAAATCAAGGGCTTAGTATTTGTATTTTTCCTGAAGGCGGAGTTCCTGACGATGAATCTATTTTACTGGATGAGTTTAAGGACGGTGCTTTTCGTCTGGCGATCGAGCACCAGATTCCGATAGTTCCGATTGTTTTTGCAGATAACAAGGAAAGATTTTCTTATACTTTTTTAAGTGGAAGTCCCGGAAAAATGCGTGCAAAGGTACTTCCTTTTGTTTCTACAGACGGATTGACGTCTGACCATAGAAAAGAACTGCGGGATCAGGTGAGACAGATGATTTATAAAGATTTACTGAAGTTTAAAAACAAAGAGTAG
- the trpS gene encoding tryptophan--tRNA ligase: MAKILTGVQSTGTPHLGNLLGAIIPAIELSNNPANESFLFIADLHSITQIKDGKTLRENTYSTAAAWLACGLNPDKVTFYRQSDVVQTTELTWYLSCFFPFQRLTLAHSFKDKADRLDDVNAGLFTYPMLMAADILLYDAEFVPVGKDQLQHLEITRDVAARFNHQMGETFVIPEAKIQEDGKLIPGTNGGKMSKSANNLINIFLDDKTIRKQVMSIETDSTPLEEPKNPDTCNAFAIYSLLATEAQIAEMRANYLGGNYGYGHAKQALFELIIEKFKTERERYTYYMNNLEEVDALLKKGASKASVIADGVLAKVREVLGFSK, translated from the coding sequence ATGGCAAAAATACTTACCGGTGTTCAGAGTACTGGAACGCCACACTTAGGCAATTTATTGGGAGCAATTATTCCTGCAATCGAATTATCAAACAATCCGGCAAATGAATCATTTTTATTTATTGCTGATTTACATTCGATTACACAAATTAAAGACGGTAAAACTCTTAGAGAAAATACATACAGCACTGCTGCCGCCTGGCTAGCCTGTGGTCTAAATCCTGATAAAGTAACCTTCTACAGACAATCTGATGTGGTACAAACGACAGAATTAACCTGGTATTTAAGTTGCTTTTTTCCTTTTCAGCGTCTGACTTTGGCACATTCGTTTAAAGATAAAGCGGATCGTTTAGACGATGTTAACGCCGGACTTTTTACGTATCCGATGTTAATGGCTGCCGATATTTTATTGTATGATGCTGAATTTGTTCCGGTTGGTAAAGATCAATTGCAACATTTAGAAATCACTCGTGATGTCGCTGCGCGTTTCAACCATCAAATGGGAGAAACCTTTGTAATTCCGGAAGCTAAAATTCAGGAAGACGGCAAACTGATTCCGGGAACAAACGGTGGAAAAATGAGTAAATCAGCCAATAATCTTATCAACATTTTCCTTGACGATAAAACAATTCGCAAACAGGTCATGAGTATTGAAACAGACAGTACTCCACTCGAAGAGCCTAAAAACCCGGATACCTGTAATGCTTTTGCCATTTATTCCTTGCTGGCAACCGAAGCGCAAATCGCCGAAATGAGAGCCAACTATTTAGGAGGAAACTATGGATACGGTCACGCCAAACAGGCTTTGTTTGAACTGATTATAGAAAAGTTTAAAACCGAAAGAGAACGATATACGTACTACATGAACAACCTTGAAGAAGTAGATGCTTTACTGAAAAAAGGAGCATCAAAAGCTTCCGTAATTGCTGATGGTGTTTTAGCCAAAGTAAGAGAAGTTCTTGGATTTAGTAAATAA
- the dprA gene encoding DNA-processing protein DprA has product MSDQDLFYLLALLKVDGVGDIMAKKLLNYFGSAEAVFKSKGSQMSVIDGVGSVLLKNFKDKSVFEKANQEMEFMKFSGVKVSFFKDDGYPERLKHCIDSPVLIFTSGNINLANKRIISIVGTRQITSYGTEFCRNLIEELAPLDPVIVSGFAYGVDIVAHQRAMDFNLQTIGVLAHGLNQIYPKSHKKFIVPIEENGGFITEFWSTSNPDKENFVRRNRIVAGMSEATVVIESAEKGGSLITANLANDYNRDVFAVPGRVTDKYSQGCNNLIKTQRANVLTSAADLVYMLNWNVETKTKPVQKQLFIQLETEEQKVYDFLLKNGKELLDIIALQCDFPIYKISGILLNMELKGVIRPLPGKLFEAV; this is encoded by the coding sequence ATGTCAGATCAGGATTTATTCTATTTATTAGCCTTATTAAAAGTCGATGGAGTTGGAGATATAATGGCTAAAAAGCTGCTTAATTATTTTGGCAGTGCAGAGGCTGTTTTTAAAAGTAAGGGGAGTCAAATGTCTGTTATTGATGGTGTTGGATCTGTTTTATTAAAGAATTTTAAGGATAAATCGGTTTTCGAAAAAGCGAATCAGGAAATGGAATTTATGAAATTTAGTGGGGTTAAAGTGTCTTTTTTTAAAGATGATGGCTATCCGGAACGCTTAAAACATTGTATTGATTCTCCTGTTCTGATTTTTACCTCGGGAAACATAAATTTAGCAAATAAAAGAATAATTAGTATTGTGGGAACGCGACAGATTACCTCTTATGGAACAGAGTTTTGCCGAAATTTAATAGAAGAACTGGCACCTCTCGATCCGGTAATCGTTAGCGGTTTTGCCTATGGTGTTGATATTGTAGCGCATCAGCGGGCGATGGATTTTAATCTGCAAACTATTGGAGTTCTGGCACATGGTTTAAATCAGATTTATCCAAAATCGCATAAAAAGTTCATTGTTCCAATAGAAGAAAATGGTGGTTTTATAACCGAGTTTTGGAGTACATCAAATCCCGATAAAGAAAATTTTGTACGCAGAAACCGTATTGTAGCAGGTATGAGTGAAGCTACGGTTGTAATAGAATCGGCTGAAAAAGGTGGTTCACTGATTACCGCAAATCTTGCCAATGATTACAATCGCGATGTTTTTGCCGTTCCCGGACGGGTGACGGACAAATACAGTCAGGGGTGCAATAATCTTATTAAAACGCAACGTGCCAATGTGTTAACGAGTGCCGCAGATCTGGTTTATATGCTGAATTGGAATGTGGAAACAAAGACAAAACCGGTTCAAAAACAGCTCTTTATTCAGTTGGAAACAGAGGAGCAAAAGGTGTATGATTTTCTGCTAAAAAACGGTAAAGAATTGCTTGATATTATTGCGCTGCAGTGTGATTTTCCTATTTATAAAATTTCGGGAATTCTCTTAAACATGGAACTGAAAGGAGTCATTCGGCCATTGCCCGGAAAGTTGTTTGAGGCCGTTTAA
- a CDS encoding SPOR domain-containing protein: protein MKIENYIAQLLYRYQCVTVPGFGAFLTEIQSAKLNESTNSFFPPTKMISFNSHLKNNDGLLANHIAQAEKTSYGFAVSAIAFEVVSWKKTLEENGVVTLKNIGEIRYNADQKMVFTPNDQTNFLTSSFGLSPFVSPLVKKENFERKIEEISEGDAISLYENEEGRTTNPLLKYAAILVLGLGITGSIGYPLYQNQIAAKTLVVESSVQKKVENKIQEATFFIQNPMPAVTLSVDTTNVETAAEKTMPYHIMAGAYRSEKNARKAYNQLIKDGYEARMLGENKHGLFPVLYGSYATMAEAEKAQKEIQKGENPDAWILVQPL from the coding sequence ATGAAAATCGAAAATTACATAGCACAGTTACTGTATCGTTATCAGTGTGTAACGGTTCCAGGGTTTGGAGCATTTTTAACAGAAATTCAATCGGCAAAGCTGAATGAAAGCACAAATTCTTTCTTTCCACCGACAAAAATGATCTCTTTCAACAGTCATCTAAAAAACAATGATGGATTATTGGCAAATCATATCGCACAGGCAGAAAAAACTTCTTATGGTTTTGCAGTAAGTGCCATTGCTTTTGAAGTCGTAAGCTGGAAAAAAACACTAGAAGAAAATGGTGTTGTAACACTTAAAAATATTGGCGAAATTCGATATAATGCTGATCAGAAAATGGTATTCACCCCTAATGATCAGACCAATTTCCTAACAAGTTCCTTTGGACTTAGTCCATTTGTTTCTCCACTTGTTAAAAAAGAGAATTTCGAGCGAAAAATAGAGGAAATTTCGGAAGGAGATGCAATTTCACTATACGAAAATGAAGAAGGAAGAACAACAAATCCACTTTTGAAATATGCTGCGATACTAGTCTTAGGACTTGGAATTACAGGAAGTATTGGATATCCTTTATATCAAAATCAAATCGCCGCCAAAACACTTGTTGTAGAAAGCAGTGTACAGAAAAAAGTAGAAAACAAAATTCAGGAAGCGACTTTCTTTATCCAGAACCCTATGCCTGCTGTAACACTCTCAGTCGATACAACAAATGTAGAAACGGCTGCAGAAAAAACAATGCCTTACCACATTATGGCCGGTGCATACAGAAGTGAAAAAAATGCCAGAAAAGCTTATAATCAATTAATAAAAGATGGTTACGAAGCCAGAATGCTAGGCGAAAACAAACACGGATTATTCCCAGTTCTGTACGGTAGCTATGCAACAATGGCGGAAGCTGAAAAAGCACAAAAAGAAATACAAAAAGGAGAAAATCCGGATGCCTGGATTCTCGTACAACCTTTATAA
- a CDS encoding helix-turn-helix domain-containing protein codes for MQNVSEAAAYTLQFINQTQKSIFLTGKAGTGKTTLLREIIATTHKNTVVVAPTGIAALNAGGVTIHSMFQLPFSAFIPSYAEASQFTDTVKFENKETLRRHFKMNNVKRDVIRNMELLIIDEVSMLRADLLDAIDFMMQTVRKNTRAFGGVQVLFIGDLLQLPPVIRDEEWRTLRNYYKGKFFFHSHVIQQYPPLYIELSKIYRQSDDTFISVLNNLRNNQITPQDIQVLNEYVKPDFDLKNNPGYITLTTHNAKADSINEQAIGDLAGNEFAYQPFIVGDFPEKIFPVEENLKLKVGAQVMFVKNDLSFEKRYFNGKMGVVKSLSAEEIFIHFPEEDKTIEVEKYEWKNIRYKVNDLTKEVEEEVLGTFAHYPLKLAWAITVHKSQGLTFEKAALDVSQVFLPGQAYVALSRLTSLNGLILLSPLQMNGISNDQDVMDYALNKATEEVLKHSLHFETKNFIHNYLISSFNWSDLAQEWRNHRFSYNENAAGSEKSKHAVWAHKRLETIDGLTDPAQKFVNQLNKIFNKDTVDLFFVQERVVAAYDYFFKPMDKLVTDLLNKMAEIQKFKKVKEFYEELTFLDDLQTKAVLRLMKAKLLIEIVVAGETICKEKLSSTAIKNYKFDKVAKIREEFNMSNTDIFKSDEPTVRYTARKLDKSTPKAEKKTTIEETHDLWLEKNSIQDIARIRKLTVQTVEMHLVKLIQAKKVEISDVLPYDKILALREAFEFYSEESLSPLKEKYGDEFTWDELKMFKASIN; via the coding sequence ATGCAAAACGTTTCAGAAGCAGCAGCTTATACTTTACAATTCATCAATCAAACGCAAAAATCTATTTTCCTGACCGGTAAAGCTGGGACCGGGAAGACTACACTTCTGCGTGAAATTATTGCCACTACGCATAAAAATACTGTGGTTGTGGCTCCAACCGGAATTGCAGCTTTGAATGCAGGAGGTGTTACGATTCATTCTATGTTTCAGTTGCCGTTTTCGGCTTTTATTCCCTCTTATGCAGAGGCTTCTCAGTTTACAGATACGGTTAAATTTGAGAATAAGGAAACGCTTAGAAGACATTTCAAAATGAATAATGTGAAGCGTGACGTAATCAGGAATATGGAGCTTTTGATTATCGATGAAGTCAGTATGTTACGCGCTGATCTGTTGGATGCAATTGATTTTATGATGCAGACGGTACGTAAAAATACGCGTGCTTTTGGAGGTGTTCAGGTACTTTTTATTGGCGATTTGTTACAGCTTCCGCCGGTTATCAGAGATGAAGAATGGCGAACTTTGCGCAATTATTACAAAGGAAAATTCTTTTTTCATTCGCATGTAATTCAGCAATATCCGCCGTTATATATTGAATTATCAAAGATTTATCGTCAGTCAGATGATACTTTTATTTCGGTTTTGAATAATCTTCGAAACAATCAGATTACGCCTCAGGATATTCAGGTTTTAAATGAATATGTGAAACCTGATTTTGACTTAAAAAATAATCCCGGATATATTACGCTTACCACGCACAATGCCAAAGCCGATTCGATTAACGAGCAGGCAATTGGCGATTTAGCCGGAAATGAATTCGCTTATCAGCCGTTTATTGTGGGCGATTTTCCGGAGAAAATTTTTCCGGTTGAGGAAAATTTGAAACTTAAAGTGGGTGCTCAGGTTATGTTTGTCAAAAATGATTTGTCTTTTGAAAAGCGTTATTTCAACGGAAAAATGGGCGTTGTAAAGTCACTTTCGGCCGAAGAAATATTCATACATTTTCCTGAGGAGGATAAAACCATTGAAGTTGAAAAATACGAATGGAAAAATATCCGATACAAAGTAAACGATCTCACCAAAGAAGTTGAAGAAGAAGTTTTGGGGACATTTGCACATTATCCACTTAAGCTGGCATGGGCAATTACGGTGCATAAAAGTCAGGGTTTAACTTTTGAGAAAGCTGCGCTCGATGTATCGCAAGTTTTTTTACCCGGACAAGCCTATGTAGCATTATCACGTTTAACGTCCTTAAACGGGCTTATTTTGTTGTCTCCGCTGCAAATGAATGGTATTTCGAACGATCAGGATGTGATGGATTATGCTTTGAACAAAGCAACAGAAGAAGTTTTAAAACATTCTTTGCATTTTGAAACTAAAAATTTCATTCATAACTATTTGATTAGCAGTTTTAACTGGAGCGATTTGGCGCAAGAATGGCGTAATCATCGTTTCAGTTACAACGAAAATGCTGCCGGATCAGAAAAATCGAAGCATGCCGTCTGGGCTCATAAACGTTTGGAAACTATTGACGGACTAACTGATCCAGCACAAAAATTCGTTAATCAGCTTAATAAAATTTTCAATAAAGATACTGTCGATCTCTTTTTTGTACAGGAAAGGGTAGTGGCAGCTTATGATTACTTTTTTAAACCAATGGACAAACTGGTTACGGATCTTTTGAATAAAATGGCCGAAATTCAGAAATTCAAAAAAGTGAAAGAGTTTTACGAAGAACTGACTTTTTTGGACGATTTACAGACAAAAGCTGTTTTACGTTTAATGAAGGCCAAATTGCTCATAGAAATTGTCGTGGCAGGTGAAACCATCTGTAAAGAGAAATTGTCGTCTACAGCGATTAAAAACTACAAATTTGACAAGGTTGCAAAGATCCGCGAGGAATTTAATATGTCGAATACTGATATTTTTAAATCTGATGAACCTACAGTTCGTTATACGGCACGCAAATTAGATAAAAGCACACCAAAGGCCGAAAAGAAAACAACCATCGAAGAAACCCATGATTTGTGGCTGGAGAAAAATTCGATTCAGGATATTGCCCGAATTCGTAAACTTACAGTGCAAACAGTTGAAATGCATTTGGTTAAACTAATTCAGGCTAAAAAAGTCGAGATATCAGATGTTTTACCGTATGATAAAATCCTGGCCTTGCGTGAAGCTTTTGAGTTTTATAGCGAAGAATCTTTAAGTCCGCTAAAAGAAAAGTATGGTGATGAATTTACGTGGGATGAGTTGAAGATGTTTAAAGCAAGCATTAACTGA
- a CDS encoding OmpH family outer membrane protein, which translates to MKKALVIIALSIFAVSCSDKTAEVKEVKTAYVDTSVLMKEYTEAKDLEAKYKAQAEEKGRQLQAEITRFKQDAANFQSQAQANGQAWAQQRGAELQKREQQLGYAQQALSQQLQQESGVEMDSLVSGVKKFIKEYGKKNGYSYIYGTGDAASILYAEEKFDITKDIVKALNDKYKATPKTEEKPAVKEEAKK; encoded by the coding sequence ATGAAAAAAGCATTAGTAATTATCGCACTTTCAATTTTCGCTGTTTCATGTAGTGACAAAACTGCGGAAGTTAAGGAAGTAAAAACAGCTTACGTAGATACTTCAGTTTTAATGAAAGAATACACTGAAGCAAAAGACCTTGAAGCTAAATACAAAGCTCAGGCAGAGGAAAAAGGAAGACAACTACAAGCTGAGATTACACGTTTTAAACAAGACGCTGCTAATTTTCAAAGTCAGGCACAAGCAAACGGTCAGGCGTGGGCACAACAAAGAGGTGCTGAATTACAAAAAAGAGAACAACAATTGGGTTATGCACAACAAGCTTTGTCTCAACAATTGCAACAGGAAAGCGGTGTTGAAATGGATTCTTTGGTAAGTGGAGTGAAGAAATTCATCAAAGAATACGGTAAGAAAAATGGTTATTCTTATATCTATGGTACTGGAGACGCTGCTTCAATTTTGTATGCTGAAGAGAAATTCGATATCACAAAAGACATCGTTAAAGCTTTGAATGACAAGTATAAAGCGACTCCAAAAACAGAAGAAAAACCAGCTGTAAAAGAGGAAGCTAAAAAATAA
- a CDS encoding class I SAM-dependent methyltransferase yields the protein MNVLNKKHFLTVKDHSVSKEIFDLYYDETLDMLITSPQPDLENLGRYYESEDYISHTDNKRSLFEKAYHFVKSIALKNKLNLINGEQSPKGRILDIGAGTGDFLLTAKNDGWETVGVEPSERAKNIAIEKGISFVNGIDALENNSFDVITMWHVLEHVPNLELQIQELKRLLKPTGTLIVAVPNFKSFDAKYYNEFWAAYDVPIHFWHFSKKAIQSLFGKVEMKLEKVLPMKFDSFYVSLLSEKYKTGKMNFIKAFFIGLRSNLKASGTKEYSSHIYVLKNS from the coding sequence ATGAACGTTTTAAACAAAAAACATTTTCTTACTGTAAAAGACCATTCTGTATCTAAAGAAATTTTTGATCTGTATTACGATGAAACTTTAGATATGTTAATTACTTCTCCACAACCCGATTTAGAAAATCTTGGAAGATATTATGAAAGCGAAGATTATATTTCCCATACTGACAATAAAAGATCTTTGTTTGAAAAAGCGTATCACTTTGTAAAAAGTATTGCTTTAAAAAATAAGCTGAATTTGATTAATGGTGAACAATCTCCAAAAGGAAGGATTTTAGATATTGGTGCCGGAACCGGAGATTTTTTGTTGACAGCAAAAAATGATGGTTGGGAAACTGTTGGAGTGGAACCAAGCGAGAGAGCAAAAAATATTGCAATAGAAAAAGGAATTTCTTTTGTAAACGGAATTGATGCTCTAGAAAATAATTCTTTTGATGTCATTACCATGTGGCATGTTTTAGAACATGTGCCAAATTTAGAATTACAAATTCAGGAATTAAAACGTTTATTAAAACCAACTGGAACTTTAATTGTTGCGGTTCCAAATTTCAAATCGTTTGATGCAAAATATTACAATGAATTTTGGGCAGCTTATGATGTGCCCATTCACTTTTGGCATTTCTCAAAAAAAGCCATTCAGTCTCTTTTTGGAAAAGTAGAGATGAAATTAGAAAAAGTGCTTCCGATGAAATTCGATTCATTTTATGTTAGTCTTTTATCTGAAAAATACAAAACGGGAAAAATGAATTTCATTAAGGCCTTTTTTATTGGTTTGCGATCAAATTTAAAAGCATCGGGAACAAAAGAGTATTCATCGCACATTTATGTCTTAAAAAACAGCTAA
- the mnmG gene encoding tRNA uridine-5-carboxymethylaminomethyl(34) synthesis enzyme MnmG, which translates to MFLEEYDVIVVGAGHAGSEAAAAAANLGSKTLLVTMSLQNIAQMSCNPAMGGIAKGQIVREIDALGGYSGIVSDRTAIQFKMLNKSKGPAMWSPRVQSDRMRFAEEWRMMLEGTPNLDFYQEMVKGLIIEDGKIKGIKTSLGVEIRSKSVVLTNGTFLNGLIHIGEKQFGGGRAGESAATGITEDLVRAGFEAGRMKTGTPPRVDGRSLDYSKMNEEKGDAKPDKFSYSDLTSPLTHQRSCYMTYTSLDVHDILRDGFDRSPMFNGRIKSLGPRYCPSIEDKINRFADKERHQLFVEPEGWNTCEVYVNGFSTSLPEDIQFKALRSVAGFENVKFFRPGYAIEYDYFPPTQLKHTLETKLVEGLYFAGQINGTTGYEEAASQGLMAGINAHLKVHEKAPLILKRDEAYIGVLIDDLITKGTEEPYRMFTSRAEYRTLLRQDNADFRLTPMSHEIGLASEKRLRRMEKKLNESEKMVAFFRETSVSVAETNPILEAKETAPITQGDKMFKVFSRPQIDLDDMLKFEKVKAYVEENNLDQEILEQAEIQVKYSGYIEKERNNADKLTRLEEVKIPENFDYDKIKSMSIEAKQKLSKIRPVTISQASRISGVSPSDISVLLIYMGR; encoded by the coding sequence ATGTTTTTAGAAGAATACGATGTTATTGTAGTTGGTGCTGGTCATGCAGGATCTGAGGCCGCGGCAGCGGCAGCAAATTTGGGATCCAAAACTTTATTGGTTACAATGAGTTTGCAGAACATCGCACAGATGTCTTGTAATCCTGCGATGGGAGGAATTGCAAAAGGACAGATCGTGCGTGAGATTGATGCGTTGGGCGGATACTCAGGAATTGTTTCTGACCGAACGGCTATTCAATTTAAGATGTTGAATAAATCGAAAGGACCGGCAATGTGGTCGCCAAGAGTTCAAAGTGATCGAATGCGTTTTGCCGAAGAATGGAGAATGATGTTGGAGGGAACTCCAAATTTGGATTTCTACCAAGAGATGGTCAAAGGTTTGATTATTGAAGATGGCAAGATAAAAGGAATCAAAACTTCGTTGGGAGTTGAGATTAGATCGAAGTCTGTTGTTTTGACGAATGGAACTTTTTTGAACGGTTTAATTCATATCGGAGAAAAACAGTTTGGTGGAGGGCGAGCAGGTGAAAGTGCAGCAACTGGAATTACTGAAGATTTAGTTCGTGCAGGATTTGAAGCGGGAAGAATGAAAACCGGAACACCACCACGAGTGGATGGACGTTCTTTGGATTATTCTAAAATGAACGAAGAGAAAGGTGATGCAAAGCCGGATAAGTTTTCTTATTCTGATTTGACTTCGCCGTTAACGCATCAGCGTTCTTGTTACATGACGTATACGTCATTGGATGTTCACGATATTTTGAGAGATGGTTTTGATCGTTCGCCAATGTTTAACGGAAGGATCAAAAGTCTTGGTCCAAGATACTGTCCTTCGATAGAAGATAAGATTAATCGTTTTGCCGATAAAGAGCGTCACCAATTATTTGTAGAGCCGGAAGGGTGGAATACTTGCGAAGTGTATGTGAATGGATTTTCAACTTCACTTCCGGAAGACATTCAGTTTAAAGCATTGCGTTCTGTAGCCGGTTTTGAGAATGTGAAATTTTTTCGTCCTGGTTATGCAATCGAGTATGACTATTTCCCGCCGACACAATTGAAACATACTTTGGAAACAAAGTTAGTGGAGGGATTGTATTTCGCCGGACAGATTAACGGAACAACCGGATATGAAGAAGCGGCTTCTCAAGGTTTGATGGCGGGAATAAATGCACATTTGAAAGTACATGAAAAAGCGCCTTTGATTTTGAAACGCGATGAAGCTTATATCGGAGTATTGATTGATGACTTGATTACGAAAGGAACAGAAGAACCTTATCGCATGTTTACTTCAAGAGCAGAGTATAGAACTTTGTTGCGTCAGGATAATGCCGATTTTAGATTGACGCCAATGTCGCACGAAATTGGTCTTGCTTCTGAAAAGCGTTTGCGTCGAATGGAAAAGAAATTAAACGAATCTGAAAAAATGGTTGCCTTTTTTAGAGAGACCAGTGTTTCTGTTGCAGAAACAAATCCGATTTTAGAAGCTAAAGAAACTGCTCCGATTACACAGGGAGATAAAATGTTTAAAGTTTTTTCTCGTCCGCAAATTGATTTAGACGATATGCTTAAGTTTGAAAAAGTGAAAGCGTATGTGGAAGAAAATAATTTGGATCAGGAAATTTTAGAGCAAGCAGAAATTCAGGTGAAGTATTCCGGTTATATCGAAAAGGAAAGAAATAATGCGGATAAACTAACTCGTTTGGAAGAAGTGAAGATACCGGAGAATTTCGATTACGATAAAATTAAATCAATGTCGATTGAAGCAAAACAAAAGTTAAGCAAGATTCGTCCTGTAACTATTTCTCAAGCTTCGAGAATTAGTGGAGTTTCTCCAAGTGATATTTCTGTTTTGTTGATTTACATGGGAAGATAA